From a region of the Bacteroidales bacterium genome:
- the purH gene encoding bifunctional phosphoribosylaminoimidazolecarboxamide formyltransferase/IMP cyclohydrolase codes for MDKKIKTALISVFYKDHLEEIVRKMDSLGIAILSTGGTKDFIEKLGIKVTAVENLTGYPSILGGRVKTLHPKVFGGILARLDNQEDIRDMKQFEMNPIDLVVVDLYPFEQTVASGASDEDIVEKIDIGGISLIRAAAKNYTDVVIIPSKDQYPVLLDILNSQAGTTTLDQRRSLALEAFAVTSHYDTAIFSYFNGKKEKLAFRKSVNSAKPLRYGENPHQQGTFYGDFEEIFEQIQGKEISYNNLLDIEAAVYLIDDFAETTFAILKHNNACGVASRSALVDAYKDAFQSDTVSAFGGILITNTKIDTITAEEIDKLFFEVIIAPAYEDNALEILKKKKNRIILLRKVANLPKVQFRSMLNGVIEQDRDTKTETKQDMKPVTKRVPTDKEIADLIFANKVVKHSKSNTIVLAKNNQMIASGVGQTNRVDALRQAIAKARSFGLDPDGAVMASDAFFPFPDCVEVAHESGINVVIQPGGSVRDQESIDYCDKNNMAMVVTGTRHFKH; via the coding sequence ATGGATAAAAAAATAAAAACTGCGCTGATTTCAGTGTTCTACAAAGACCATCTCGAAGAGATTGTCAGAAAAATGGATTCACTGGGTATTGCCATTCTTTCAACGGGAGGAACAAAGGACTTCATTGAAAAGCTCGGCATCAAAGTCACTGCAGTTGAAAACCTCACGGGTTATCCTTCTATCCTGGGCGGACGCGTTAAAACATTGCATCCTAAAGTATTCGGAGGTATCCTGGCCCGTCTCGACAACCAGGAGGATATCCGCGATATGAAACAATTTGAAATGAATCCGATCGACCTTGTTGTTGTGGATCTCTATCCTTTTGAACAAACGGTGGCTTCAGGGGCATCCGATGAGGATATTGTTGAAAAAATTGATATCGGGGGCATTTCCCTTATCAGGGCTGCTGCCAAGAATTATACCGATGTGGTGATCATTCCTTCAAAGGATCAGTACCCGGTTCTTCTTGATATTCTGAACAGCCAGGCAGGAACGACAACCCTTGATCAGCGCCGCAGCCTGGCACTTGAGGCATTTGCAGTGACTTCGCATTATGATACAGCCATATTCTCGTATTTCAACGGGAAAAAGGAAAAACTGGCCTTCAGAAAGAGTGTGAATTCGGCAAAACCTCTGCGATACGGTGAGAATCCCCATCAGCAGGGCACTTTTTATGGTGATTTTGAAGAGATTTTTGAACAGATACAGGGCAAGGAAATTTCCTATAACAACCTTCTCGATATTGAGGCTGCCGTTTACCTGATCGATGATTTTGCGGAAACCACATTTGCCATTCTCAAACACAACAATGCCTGTGGCGTGGCTTCAAGATCTGCACTGGTTGACGCGTATAAGGATGCCTTCCAGAGCGACACGGTATCGGCGTTCGGCGGTATCCTCATCACCAATACAAAAATTGATACCATCACAGCAGAGGAAATCGATAAACTGTTCTTTGAAGTGATTATCGCACCTGCCTATGAGGATAATGCTCTTGAAATTCTGAAAAAGAAAAAGAACCGGATTATTTTACTCAGGAAGGTGGCCAATCTGCCAAAGGTTCAGTTCAGATCGATGCTGAATGGGGTAATTGAACAGGACCGAGATACAAAAACAGAAACAAAACAGGATATGAAGCCTGTTACAAAGCGCGTTCCCACTGATAAAGAAATAGCCGACCTGATTTTTGCCAACAAGGTGGTTAAGCATTCCAAATCAAACACCATTGTGCTGGCCAAGAATAACCAGATGATTGCAAGCGGTGTAGGGCAGACCAACAGGGTGGATGCACTTCGCCAGGCTATTGCTAAAGCAAGGAGTTTCGGACTTGATCCGGACGGAGCCGTAATGGCTTCGGATGCCTTTTTCCCTTTTCCCGACTGCGTAGAAGTAGCTCATGAATCGGGTATTAATGTTGTCATTCAACCCGGCGGATCAGTCAGGGACCAGGAATCAATTGATTATTGTGATAAAAATAATATGGCGATGGTCGTCACCGGTACACGGCATTTTAAACATTGA
- a CDS encoding rod shape-determining protein — MGIFSLFNQELAIDLGTANTIIIENDKIVVDEPSIVAIDQTTKKLVAIGEVARQMHGKTHQNIRTIRPLRDGVIADFNAAEQMIRGMIRMINPKNRFFTPSLKIVVGIPSGSTEVEIRAVRDSSEHAGGRDVYMVYEPMAAAIGIGLDVIAAEGNMVVDIGGGTTEIAVIALGGIVCNESIRIAGDGFTDDIQAYMRHQHNIKVGERTAEDIKIFVGAALPDLDNPPSDFTVRGPNMMTALPIEIPVSYQEIAHCLDKSLTKVESAILSVLEQTPPELYADIVQKGIYLAGGGALLRGLAKRLTDKISIPFNVAENPLHAVARGTGIILKNIEKYQSLLLR, encoded by the coding sequence ATGGGCATTTTTTCTTTATTTAACCAGGAGCTCGCTATAGATCTGGGAACTGCCAACACGATTATCATAGAGAATGATAAAATAGTGGTTGATGAACCATCTATCGTGGCGATCGACCAAACCACCAAAAAACTTGTTGCAATAGGTGAAGTAGCCAGGCAGATGCACGGAAAGACACATCAGAACATCCGTACCATCAGGCCGTTACGTGACGGAGTTATTGCGGATTTTAATGCAGCTGAACAAATGATCCGCGGAATGATCCGCATGATCAATCCCAAAAACAGGTTTTTCACGCCGTCTTTAAAAATAGTTGTCGGCATTCCTTCAGGAAGTACCGAAGTGGAAATAAGAGCAGTGCGTGACTCTTCGGAACATGCCGGAGGCCGTGATGTATACATGGTTTATGAACCCATGGCCGCCGCTATTGGTATTGGTCTTGATGTCATAGCCGCCGAAGGTAACATGGTTGTTGACATCGGGGGAGGGACCACTGAAATTGCAGTTATAGCCCTTGGCGGTATCGTATGCAATGAATCTATCCGCATTGCAGGTGATGGTTTTACGGATGATATACAGGCCTATATGCGTCATCAGCATAATATTAAAGTCGGTGAGCGTACTGCCGAGGATATAAAAATCTTTGTCGGCGCAGCATTACCCGACCTGGACAACCCGCCATCTGATTTCACCGTGAGAGGTCCTAACATGATGACTGCATTGCCCATTGAAATTCCGGTATCATACCAGGAAATTGCCCATTGTCTCGATAAATCGCTTACTAAAGTAGAATCGGCCATTCTTTCGGTTCTCGAGCAAACTCCTCCCGAGTTATATGCCGATATCGTTCAGAAAGGTATTTACCTTGCCGGTGGAGGTGCATTGCTTCGCGGTCTGGCTAAAAGACTTACGGATAAAATCAGCATTCCGTTCAATGTGGCTGAAAATCCGCTTCATGCAGTAGCCCGTGGAACCGGTATTATTCTTAAGAATATTGAGAAATACCAGTCGCTCCTGCTGCGTTAA
- a CDS encoding dienelactone hydrolase family protein — translation MEPQINDLYLDYKRGATTRRDFLRKLTLYAGSTAAATSIFATLNAGDAGNDVLLTDDETGLFTESVTYPGKTGEIKAFLARPEKKKKYPAVMIIHENRGLQPHIKDVARRMAKEGFLALAPDALTPLGGTPDNDPDKARDMIGQLNQEDTVNNLVAAVKYLETHPQSNTNVGCTGFCWGGAMTNQVAVHSPDLKAAVPYYGRQPAVEDVPKIKAPILAHYAGDDPGINAGIAAFEEALKKAGHEYKIFIYDGAKHAFNNDSNPERYNKQAADLAWTRTVAFFKEKLEG, via the coding sequence ATGGAACCGCAAATCAACGACCTTTACCTCGATTACAAACGCGGAGCGACAACCCGCCGTGATTTTCTCAGAAAGCTTACTCTTTATGCCGGCAGTACAGCAGCAGCAACATCAATTTTCGCCACGCTGAATGCCGGTGATGCTGGAAATGATGTCCTTCTTACCGATGATGAAACCGGTTTATTTACAGAATCGGTAACTTATCCAGGTAAGACCGGTGAGATTAAAGCTTTTCTTGCACGTCCTGAAAAGAAGAAAAAGTACCCGGCTGTAATGATCATTCATGAAAACAGGGGTCTTCAGCCGCACATTAAGGATGTTGCCCGCAGGATGGCAAAAGAAGGCTTCCTTGCACTGGCTCCGGATGCACTTACACCACTGGGAGGTACGCCTGATAATGATCCCGATAAAGCCCGGGATATGATCGGACAGCTAAACCAGGAAGATACGGTTAACAACCTGGTTGCCGCCGTAAAATACCTCGAAACCCATCCACAGTCGAATACCAATGTAGGATGCACCGGATTTTGCTGGGGCGGAGCCATGACAAACCAGGTGGCTGTTCATTCACCCGACCTTAAAGCAGCTGTGCCCTACTATGGCCGTCAGCCTGCCGTTGAAGATGTTCCTAAAATAAAGGCACCCATCCTGGCCCATTATGCCGGTGATGATCCCGGCATTAATGCCGGTATTGCTGCCTTTGAAGAAGCATTGAAAAAAGCCGGCCACGAGTATAAGATTTTTATATACGACGGTGCCAAACATGCTTTCAACAACGACTCAAACCCCGAGCGGTATAATAAACAGGCTGCCGATCTCGCATGGACGAGAACTGTAGCTTTTTTTAAGGAGAAGCTGGAGGGCTGA